One genomic segment of Poecile atricapillus isolate bPoeAtr1 chromosome 18, bPoeAtr1.hap1, whole genome shotgun sequence includes these proteins:
- the BID gene encoding BH3-interacting domain death agonist isoform X1 — translation MEQINGSLQMEYALLFTFLEASSDCKFRDQLHSLQSQQIMLCQVNDDDELQTDGNRSGHFQNGELGLAPTNEDVIRIIAAQLAEIGDQLDKDIQGRVVNDLVQHFLNENLSREEITLHMSRAVRELTRSIPSDMEQEKAMLVLAMLLTKKIVNTVPSLLRHVFNTTLNYMNQQFHNYIVEMLGE, via the exons ATGGAACAG ATCAATGGATCTCTTCAGATGGAGTATGCACTGCTGTTCACCTTCCTGGAGGCATCCTCAGACTGTAAGTTCAGAGACCAGCTGCATTCCCTGCAAAGCCAGCAGATTATGTTGTGCCAAGTAAACGATGACGATGAGCTTCAGACCGATGGCAATCGGAGCGGTCACTTTCAGAATGGTGAGCTAG GGTTGGCTCCAACAAATGAAGATGTTATCCGGATCATTGCCGCTCAGCTCGCTGAGATCGGAGACCAGCTGGATAAAGACATCCAAGGAAGAGTTGTAAATGACCTAGTGCAGCACTTTCTGAATGAGAATCTGTCGAGAGAG GAGATAACCCTGCACATGTCCAGGGCAGTGAGAGAGCTGACACGCTCCATCCCCTCAGACATGGAACAGGAGAAGGCCATGTTGGTGCTAGCAATGCTCTTGACTAAGAAAATTGTGAATACAGTGCCTTCCCTTCTACGCCATGTCTTTAACACCACTCTGAACTACATGAACCAGCAGTTCCACAACTACATTGTTGAAATG CTGGGTGAGTGA
- the BID gene encoding BH3-interacting domain death agonist isoform X2, whose translation MEQINGSLQMEYALLFTFLEASSDCKFRDQLHSLQSQQIMLCQVNDDDELQTDGNRSGHFQNGLAPTNEDVIRIIAAQLAEIGDQLDKDIQGRVVNDLVQHFLNENLSREEITLHMSRAVRELTRSIPSDMEQEKAMLVLAMLLTKKIVNTVPSLLRHVFNTTLNYMNQQFHNYIVEMLGE comes from the exons ATGGAACAG ATCAATGGATCTCTTCAGATGGAGTATGCACTGCTGTTCACCTTCCTGGAGGCATCCTCAGACTGTAAGTTCAGAGACCAGCTGCATTCCCTGCAAAGCCAGCAGATTATGTTGTGCCAAGTAAACGATGACGATGAGCTTCAGACCGATGGCAATCGGAGCGGTCACTTTCAGAATG GGTTGGCTCCAACAAATGAAGATGTTATCCGGATCATTGCCGCTCAGCTCGCTGAGATCGGAGACCAGCTGGATAAAGACATCCAAGGAAGAGTTGTAAATGACCTAGTGCAGCACTTTCTGAATGAGAATCTGTCGAGAGAG GAGATAACCCTGCACATGTCCAGGGCAGTGAGAGAGCTGACACGCTCCATCCCCTCAGACATGGAACAGGAGAAGGCCATGTTGGTGCTAGCAATGCTCTTGACTAAGAAAATTGTGAATACAGTGCCTTCCCTTCTACGCCATGTCTTTAACACCACTCTGAACTACATGAACCAGCAGTTCCACAACTACATTGTTGAAATG CTGGGTGAGTGA
- the BCL2L13 gene encoding bcl-2-like protein 13 isoform X1: protein MASATAVPVGFHYETKYVVLSYLGLLAQEKPQEHPPPPPPTQGTQQQLMAQHALEKEALEKIKIEIEEELKHLDEEILEAFTTTGFDCHTSPVFSPANPESSIEDCLAHLGEKVSQELKEHLHKALQSLLSKPVTYQEYRERTQEAAAHASGWNKVLVPLVLLQQFLMELTRRGQEPLSALVNFGVTYLEDYSADYIIQQGGWGTVFTLESEEEEYPGLIAEDSNDIYILTSDNSGQVSPPESPTVTTSWQSESLPVSLSASQSWHTESLPVSLGPESWQQVAMDPEEVKSLDSNGGGEERSENNSSNSDIVHVEKEEIPEGIEEAVVPAGAAETMQAAFPETSASLQEIKPPEIAAAGKAHPSALLRTKQEEKGKAAEELVEPEIPVLTKPVPKLAPSEEKAAPEPEKILLPGEKKVGKEGHLEEIEEKSSAAEEKPILLPEGKSILLYGGAAAVAILAVAVGVALALRKK from the exons ATGGCGTCCGCTACTGCCGTGCCTGTAGGATTTCACTATGAAACCAAATACGTAGTGCTCAGCTACCTGGGCCTTTTAGCACAGGAGAAGCCACAGgagcatcctcctcctcctcctccaactCAAG GGACTCAACAACAGCTTATGGCACAACATGCTCTGGAGAAAGAGGCTTTGGAGAAGATTAAAATAGAGATCGAGGAGGAGCTAAAACATCTTGATGAAGAAATCTTGGAAG CATTTACCACTACAGGGTTTGACTGCCACACTTCCCCAGTGTTCAGCCCTGCCAATCCAGAGAGCTCAATAGAAGACTGCCTGGCTCATCTGGGGGAGAAAGTGTCCCAGGAGTTGAAGGAACATCTGCACAAAGCACTGCAGAGCTTGCTTAGCAA GCCGGTGACATATCAGGAATATCGGGAGCGCAcgcaggaggcagctgctcaTGCCAGTGGATGGAACAAG GTCTTGGTGCCCCTGGTTCTGTTACAACAATTTCTGATGGAGCTGACTAGACGGGGCCAGGAACCACTGAGTGCCCTTGTGAACTTTGGGGTGACATATCTAGAAGATTATTCTGCAGATTATATCATTCAACAAGGAGGATGG GGCACAGTTTTCACTTTGGAATCGGAAGAGGAAGAGTATCCTGGGCTCATTGCAGAGGACAGCAATGACATTTACATCCTGACCAGTGACAACTCAGGGCAGGTGAGCCCCCCGGAGTCCCCCACGGTGACCACGTCGTGGCAGTCAGAGAGCCTGCCCGTGTCCCTGTCGGCGAGTCAGAGCTGGCACACGGAGAGCCTGCCAGTGTCCCTGGGACCTGAGTCCTGGCAGCAAGTGGCCATGGATCCTGAAGAAGTCAAAAGCCTGGACAGCAACGGAGGGGGcgaagagaggagtgagaacAACTCTTCCAACTCCGACATTGTTCACGTGGAGAAGGAAGAGATACCAGAGGGGATTGAGGAAGCAGTGGTGCCAGCCGGCGCTGCAGAGACCATGCAGGCAGCCTTTCCAGAAACCTCTGCTTCTTTACAGGAAATAAAACCTCCTgaaattgctgctgctggaaaagcacaTCCCTCCGCACTTCTGCGTACaaaacaggaggagaagggaaaagcagctgaagaGCTTGTTGAACCTGAAATCCCCGTGTTAACTAAACCTGTCCCAAAGTTAGCTCCATCAGAAGAAAAGGCTGCACCAGAACCTGAGAAAATACTgcttccaggggaaaaaaaagtggggaaagAGGGTCATTTGGAAGAAATAGAAGAGAAATCCtcagctgcagaggagaagCCTATCCTATTGCCAGAAGGGAAATCTATACTGCTGTACGGCGGGGCTGCCGCCGTCGCTATATTGGCTGTGGCAGTGGGAGTAGCGCTGGCGCTTAGGAAAAAGTAA
- the BCL2L13 gene encoding bcl-2-like protein 13 isoform X2, whose protein sequence is MDFSVSRGTQQQLMAQHALEKEALEKIKIEIEEELKHLDEEILEAFTTTGFDCHTSPVFSPANPESSIEDCLAHLGEKVSQELKEHLHKALQSLLSKPVTYQEYRERTQEAAAHASGWNKVLVPLVLLQQFLMELTRRGQEPLSALVNFGVTYLEDYSADYIIQQGGWGTVFTLESEEEEYPGLIAEDSNDIYILTSDNSGQVSPPESPTVTTSWQSESLPVSLSASQSWHTESLPVSLGPESWQQVAMDPEEVKSLDSNGGGEERSENNSSNSDIVHVEKEEIPEGIEEAVVPAGAAETMQAAFPETSASLQEIKPPEIAAAGKAHPSALLRTKQEEKGKAAEELVEPEIPVLTKPVPKLAPSEEKAAPEPEKILLPGEKKVGKEGHLEEIEEKSSAAEEKPILLPEGKSILLYGGAAAVAILAVAVGVALALRKK, encoded by the exons ATGGATTTCAGTGTCTCCAGAG GGACTCAACAACAGCTTATGGCACAACATGCTCTGGAGAAAGAGGCTTTGGAGAAGATTAAAATAGAGATCGAGGAGGAGCTAAAACATCTTGATGAAGAAATCTTGGAAG CATTTACCACTACAGGGTTTGACTGCCACACTTCCCCAGTGTTCAGCCCTGCCAATCCAGAGAGCTCAATAGAAGACTGCCTGGCTCATCTGGGGGAGAAAGTGTCCCAGGAGTTGAAGGAACATCTGCACAAAGCACTGCAGAGCTTGCTTAGCAA GCCGGTGACATATCAGGAATATCGGGAGCGCAcgcaggaggcagctgctcaTGCCAGTGGATGGAACAAG GTCTTGGTGCCCCTGGTTCTGTTACAACAATTTCTGATGGAGCTGACTAGACGGGGCCAGGAACCACTGAGTGCCCTTGTGAACTTTGGGGTGACATATCTAGAAGATTATTCTGCAGATTATATCATTCAACAAGGAGGATGG GGCACAGTTTTCACTTTGGAATCGGAAGAGGAAGAGTATCCTGGGCTCATTGCAGAGGACAGCAATGACATTTACATCCTGACCAGTGACAACTCAGGGCAGGTGAGCCCCCCGGAGTCCCCCACGGTGACCACGTCGTGGCAGTCAGAGAGCCTGCCCGTGTCCCTGTCGGCGAGTCAGAGCTGGCACACGGAGAGCCTGCCAGTGTCCCTGGGACCTGAGTCCTGGCAGCAAGTGGCCATGGATCCTGAAGAAGTCAAAAGCCTGGACAGCAACGGAGGGGGcgaagagaggagtgagaacAACTCTTCCAACTCCGACATTGTTCACGTGGAGAAGGAAGAGATACCAGAGGGGATTGAGGAAGCAGTGGTGCCAGCCGGCGCTGCAGAGACCATGCAGGCAGCCTTTCCAGAAACCTCTGCTTCTTTACAGGAAATAAAACCTCCTgaaattgctgctgctggaaaagcacaTCCCTCCGCACTTCTGCGTACaaaacaggaggagaagggaaaagcagctgaagaGCTTGTTGAACCTGAAATCCCCGTGTTAACTAAACCTGTCCCAAAGTTAGCTCCATCAGAAGAAAAGGCTGCACCAGAACCTGAGAAAATACTgcttccaggggaaaaaaaagtggggaaagAGGGTCATTTGGAAGAAATAGAAGAGAAATCCtcagctgcagaggagaagCCTATCCTATTGCCAGAAGGGAAATCTATACTGCTGTACGGCGGGGCTGCCGCCGTCGCTATATTGGCTGTGGCAGTGGGAGTAGCGCTGGCGCTTAGGAAAAAGTAA
- the BCL2L13 gene encoding bcl-2-like protein 13 isoform X3 — MASATAVPVGFHYETKYVVLSYLGLLAQEKPQEHPPPPPPTQGTQQQLMAQHALEKEALEKIKIEIEEELKHLDEEILEGALQVFPFQSIISMHCNGG; from the exons ATGGCGTCCGCTACTGCCGTGCCTGTAGGATTTCACTATGAAACCAAATACGTAGTGCTCAGCTACCTGGGCCTTTTAGCACAGGAGAAGCCACAGgagcatcctcctcctcctcctccaactCAAG GGACTCAACAACAGCTTATGGCACAACATGCTCTGGAGAAAGAGGCTTTGGAGAAGATTAAAATAGAGATCGAGGAGGAGCTAAAACATCTTGATGAAGAAATCTTGGAAGGTGCTCTTCAGGTTTTCCCGTTTCAATCCATAATCTCTATGCACTGTAATGGTGGTTAA